Proteins from one Physeter macrocephalus isolate SW-GA chromosome 16, ASM283717v5, whole genome shotgun sequence genomic window:
- the MSANTD2 gene encoding myb/SANT-like DNA-binding domain-containing protein 2 isoform X4, protein MPPPYSSARGFGAPHRRPSPRERSGRRGRARGERPGAAGGLRGAARARSRPPAGEPGPRAAPESAAAGCAGASLPGGAAAAAWKMAAPCGSELPANSPLKIPKMEVLSPASPGGLSDGNPSLSDPSTPRGASPLGPGSAAGSGAAASGGLGLGLGGRSAASSSVSFSPGGGGGGAAAAAAAACRGMSWTPAETNALIAVWGNERLVEARYQQLEGAGTVFGSKAPGPAMYERVSRALAELGYERTPSQCRERIKLVRCPELNAVLQLWPHRC, encoded by the coding sequence ATGCCCCCACCCTACTCTTCGGCTCGGGGCTTCGGCGCGCCTCACCGCCGCCCCTCGCCCCGGGAGAGGAGCGGGCGGCGCGGCCGGGCTCGCGGTGAGAGGCCTGGGGCGGCAGGCGGCCTCCGCGGGGCCGCTAGGGCCCGCAGCCGTCCGCCCGCTGGAGAGCCAGGCCCGAGGGCAGCCCCGGAGTCCGCGGCGGCCGGATGCGCGGGCGCGTCACTTCCGGGCGGTGCAGCGGCGGCCGCTTGGAAGATGGCTGCGCCCTGTGGCTCGGAGCTGCCCGCCAACTCGCCGCTAAAAATCCCGAAGATGGAGGTGCTCTCCCCGGCTTCTCCTGGTGGCCTGAGCGACGGAAATCCATCGCTGTCCGACCCTTCCACGCCTCGGGGTGCCTCCCCGCTCGGGCCGGGCAGTGCGGCGGGCTCGGGGGCAGCGGCGTCCGGGGGTctcgggctggggctggggggccgCAGCGCCGCCTCGTCCTCGGTCTCCTTCTCCCCTGGTGGCGGCGGTGGCGGGGCTGcggcagccgccgccgccgcctgccGGGGCATGTCGTGGACGCCGGCCGAGACGAACGCGCTCATCGCAGTGTGGGGCAACGAGCGGCTGGTGGAGGCGCGGTACCAGCAGCTGGAGGGAGCCGGCACGGTGTTCGGCAGCAAGGCTCCCGGGCCAGCCATGTACGAGCGCGTGTCCCGGGCCCTGGCCGAGCTGGGCTACGAGCGGACCCCGTCCCAGTGCCGGGAGCGCATCAAG
- the MSANTD2 gene encoding myb/SANT-like DNA-binding domain-containing protein 2 isoform X5, protein MPPPYSSARGFGAPHRRPSPRERSGRRGRARGERPGAAGGLRGAARARSRPPAGEPGPRAAPESAAAGCAGASLPGGAAAAAWKMAAPCGSELPANSPLKIPKMEVLSPASPGGLSDGNPSLSDPSTPRGASPLGPGSAAGSGAAASGGLGLGLGGRSAASSSVSFSPGGGGGGAAAAAAAACRGMSWTPAETNALIAVWGNERLVEARYQQLEGAGTVFGSKAPGPAMYERVSRALAELGYERTPSQCRERIKMKYLSQREH, encoded by the coding sequence ATGCCCCCACCCTACTCTTCGGCTCGGGGCTTCGGCGCGCCTCACCGCCGCCCCTCGCCCCGGGAGAGGAGCGGGCGGCGCGGCCGGGCTCGCGGTGAGAGGCCTGGGGCGGCAGGCGGCCTCCGCGGGGCCGCTAGGGCCCGCAGCCGTCCGCCCGCTGGAGAGCCAGGCCCGAGGGCAGCCCCGGAGTCCGCGGCGGCCGGATGCGCGGGCGCGTCACTTCCGGGCGGTGCAGCGGCGGCCGCTTGGAAGATGGCTGCGCCCTGTGGCTCGGAGCTGCCCGCCAACTCGCCGCTAAAAATCCCGAAGATGGAGGTGCTCTCCCCGGCTTCTCCTGGTGGCCTGAGCGACGGAAATCCATCGCTGTCCGACCCTTCCACGCCTCGGGGTGCCTCCCCGCTCGGGCCGGGCAGTGCGGCGGGCTCGGGGGCAGCGGCGTCCGGGGGTctcgggctggggctggggggccgCAGCGCCGCCTCGTCCTCGGTCTCCTTCTCCCCTGGTGGCGGCGGTGGCGGGGCTGcggcagccgccgccgccgcctgccGGGGCATGTCGTGGACGCCGGCCGAGACGAACGCGCTCATCGCAGTGTGGGGCAACGAGCGGCTGGTGGAGGCGCGGTACCAGCAGCTGGAGGGAGCCGGCACGGTGTTCGGCAGCAAGGCTCCCGGGCCAGCCATGTACGAGCGCGTGTCCCGGGCCCTGGCCGAGCTGGGCTACGAGCGGACCCCGTCCCAGTGCCGGGAGCGCATCAAG